From a region of the Lentilactobacillus curieae genome:
- a CDS encoding peptide ABC transporter substrate-binding protein, with translation MKLSSVAKLGGVAVFAALILAGCGSNSSQGGSSKTLNWTESANLPTMDLSKATDIVSGRMTNSTGEGLLRLAANNKVVPGVAKSYKVSKDGKTWTFNLRKSNWSNGKPVTAKDFVYSWQRTVNPKTASQYAYIFGNIVNANNVNTGKLPLSKLGVEAKGDYKLVVHLIKPQSFFKYMVAQTYYFPENKAAVQKNGSKYGTTSKALVYNGPFKMTNWNGTNDSWKLVKNNQYWNKNKVKLDAVNVQVIKDPSTALNSYQSNKIDFTTLNGTQVKQYKNNKEYHVNKEASTFYLEMNRKKDPIFKNANIRKALSYAIDRKQMADKVLADGSTAPKGYVPANMSKHNGKDFADAAYSKNGVSYNLAQAKKYWAKGLKETGKKSVTWNLLSDDTDGAKKSTEFVQSQLEKLPGLKINNQNLPFKTRLSRSTDGNFDLVITAWIADYPDPSNFLDLMTSTNSQNNGKFKNAEYDKLVKDYGGKDANNETARWNDMVKAEKILMDQNAIIPLYQTGKSGLLKSRVSGFEYFPTSPEYGFENASVK, from the coding sequence ATGAAATTAAGCTCAGTTGCAAAATTGGGTGGAGTTGCTGTCTTCGCTGCTTTAATCTTAGCAGGTTGTGGTAGTAATTCTTCTCAAGGTGGCAGTTCAAAGACTTTGAACTGGACCGAAAGTGCTAACTTACCAACTATGGATTTGTCAAAGGCTACTGATATTGTGTCAGGTCGGATGACAAACTCTACTGGTGAAGGTTTATTACGTTTAGCTGCCAACAACAAAGTTGTTCCTGGTGTTGCTAAGAGCTACAAGGTTTCTAAGGATGGAAAGACTTGGACTTTCAACCTTCGTAAATCAAATTGGAGTAATGGTAAGCCAGTTACTGCTAAAGACTTCGTCTACTCATGGCAACGGACAGTTAATCCAAAGACTGCATCACAATATGCATACATATTTGGCAACATTGTGAATGCTAACAATGTCAACACTGGCAAACTACCACTTTCTAAGTTAGGGGTAGAAGCTAAGGGAGACTACAAGCTAGTCGTTCACTTGATCAAGCCACAAAGTTTCTTCAAGTACATGGTTGCTCAAACTTACTACTTCCCAGAAAATAAAGCCGCTGTTCAAAAGAACGGTTCTAAGTACGGTACTACAAGTAAAGCACTTGTATACAACGGACCATTCAAGATGACTAACTGGAACGGTACTAACGATTCATGGAAGTTAGTTAAGAATAACCAGTACTGGAACAAGAACAAAGTTAAGTTAGATGCGGTTAACGTTCAAGTTATCAAGGATCCATCAACTGCCTTGAACAGTTACCAAAGCAACAAGATTGATTTCACCACCCTTAACGGTACTCAAGTTAAGCAATACAAGAATAACAAGGAATACCACGTTAACAAGGAAGCTTCAACATTCTATCTAGAAATGAACCGTAAGAAGGATCCGATCTTCAAGAATGCTAATATCCGTAAGGCCTTGTCATACGCAATCGACCGTAAGCAAATGGCTGACAAAGTGTTAGCTGATGGTTCAACTGCTCCTAAGGGCTACGTTCCAGCAAACATGTCTAAGCACAATGGTAAGGACTTTGCTGATGCTGCATACTCAAAGAACGGTGTTTCATACAACTTAGCTCAAGCTAAGAAGTACTGGGCAAAAGGTTTGAAGGAAACTGGTAAGAAGTCAGTTACCTGGAACTTACTTTCTGATGATACAGATGGTGCTAAGAAGTCCACAGAGTTTGTTCAAAGCCAACTCGAAAAACTTCCTGGCTTGAAGATCAATAACCAAAACTTACCATTCAAGACTCGTCTTTCACGTTCAACTGATGGTAACTTCGATTTAGTAATTACCGCTTGGATTGCTGATTACCCAGACCCAAGTAACTTCCTTGATTTGATGACTTCAACCAACTCACAAAACAATGGTAAGTTTAAGAACGCTGAATACGATAAGTTAGTCAAGGATTACGGTGGTAAGGATGCCAACAATGAAACTGCTCGTTGGAATGACATGGTGAAGGCTGAAAAGATTTTAATGGATCAAAACGCCATCATCCCACTTTATCAAACAGGTAAATCTGGTTTACTCAAGTCAAGAGTCAGTGGATTTGAATACTTCCCAACATCTCCAGAATATGGATTTGAAAATGCGTCAGTTAAGTAA
- the opp3b gene encoding oligopeptide ABC transporter permease yields the protein MVKYLGKRIFYILVTLFLVTTITFFLMKYMPGTPFTNQAKMSPEQIHQVKEQYGLTKPLWYQYLAYLGGVVHGDFGTSFQFSDQPVSYLIGTRIGPSLQLGAQAMVVGVIAGIILGAFGAVKKDTWADTAATIVAILGISIPSFVLAILLQYYLGLKLKLFPIADWQGFAYTVLPTLALAAAPLAESARFMRTEMVDVLNSDYIELAKAKGLNKFGIIYHHALRNSLIPLVTIVGPLAVNIMTGSMVVENIFSIPGIGEQFVKSVLTNDYPTIMGLTIMYSFMLCVVLLITDIMYGIIDPRIRINK from the coding sequence ATGGTTAAGTATCTCGGAAAAAGAATTTTTTATATTCTTGTTACTTTATTCTTGGTAACAACAATTACCTTTTTCTTGATGAAATACATGCCAGGGACACCGTTTACTAACCAAGCAAAGATGTCACCTGAACAGATTCACCAAGTTAAAGAACAATATGGACTAACTAAGCCACTCTGGTATCAATATTTGGCATATCTTGGTGGGGTTGTTCATGGTGACTTTGGAACCTCATTCCAATTTAGTGACCAACCAGTTTCATATCTGATTGGAACTAGAATTGGACCTTCTCTACAATTGGGTGCTCAAGCCATGGTTGTCGGTGTTATTGCCGGAATCATCTTGGGAGCCTTCGGTGCCGTTAAGAAGGATACTTGGGCTGATACCGCAGCAACTATCGTGGCTATCTTAGGAATTTCAATTCCTTCATTCGTTTTGGCCATCCTGTTGCAATACTACCTAGGGCTTAAATTGAAGCTCTTCCCAATCGCTGATTGGCAAGGATTTGCTTATACGGTTCTACCAACGTTAGCGTTGGCGGCCGCGCCACTGGCTGAGTCGGCCAGGTTTATGCGAACCGAAATGGTTGACGTGCTTAATTCGGACTATATTGAGCTGGCAAAGGCCAAGGGACTCAATAAGTTCGGGATTATTTACCACCACGCCTTGCGGAACAGTTTGATTCCGCTGGTTACCATCGTGGGTCCACTAGCCGTTAACATTATGACTGGTTCAATGGTTGTTGAAAACATCTTCTCAATTCCCGGAATTGGTGAGCAATTCGTTAAGTCAGTTTTGACTAACGATTACCCAACCATCATGGGATTGACGATTATGTACAGTTTCATGTTGTGTGTTGTGTTGTTGATCACTGATATCATGTACGGAATCATTGATCCACGAATTAGAATTAACAAGTAG